ACGGTAACGAGTAACTGACTGGCCTTAGAGCACATTCTGGTTGTCTAACTTAAGACCTACTGGCCCACCCACGACTTATCACAGCTAGCTGAATCTGCAACACTAGAGGGTTGAGCTCAACACTGCAGGCTGGCTTCATTCTGTTGCTCAGAGTCCTATTATGGAAGCTTTAATCTAATGGCAGTATGAAACAAACTGAACATATTTGGTCCTAGCCTCTACCTATCAGATCAATGAGACTGAATAGCACATTCATGTGGAAATTTAAGTTAAGCTaagagggctggggagagggtgtggggagggatgggggacaCTGTGGGGGAGGCAATCAACAAGAGCCCTGAATATCCCTCCATGTTCTCACTGGGTAcaccaagaaagaaaagcccCGATCACTCTGTATCTGGGCCATTTGTCAGGAAAGCTTGCAGAAAACTGGGAAGGATGACATGACAACTGCCCCTCTAAGAGTAAGTTTGCTTCTATTCACTATAAAGGCTATAAATATTTCAAGCTTGGTATTTTTCAGATTCACACAAACCCACTGCATGCATAGCATCTGCACGGGTGACTTGGGGAACAAGGGGAACCCATATGACCAGGCCAACAGTCTGGATACTGTTTTTGCTATAATAAACTCTGATGTCTCTGACCTCTCAGCATCCATGGAACAGTAGCAGGCTAAAATCCTAGGTCCCTCGAAGACCCTGACACATCTCCCTACACCAGAGTTGAGAGCCTGTGATTTGACAAGTCCAGTCCTCCAGCCTTTCCTGCCCCTCTACCTGATTCCCTTCTCCCCTCTACTGTATGTGTCCCCATCTGTCATCCTACCCTGCAGCTTCAGCCCTCAGAGCCCACCTCTGGATGAAAGCATATGCAGGAATGTGAGACAGAAGCCTGGCTGAGTGCTCAGAAGCTCAAGGGCAGAGAAGCATGGCCTGATCTCCCCAGCATCCACTTGATGTTGGATGCCTATTATACATCGGGATGGGTGTGTTTGCAGCCTCTGACTGCCTCCCCTACAGCTGGGGTCCATATACCATGAAAAGACAGAGAGCCTGAAACGAAGACAGGGCTTACTCAAAGACACCAATGAGCAAGTGATGGAATATGGATTCAACCCCAAGTATGTCTGGCTCCAAGTTGAAAGCCCTCATGCTCCAGCCCCTATATGACCTGGCTTCCCATGACCTGGCAGAGGCAGACCACACATGGCCATAGGCCCCAAGAGCTTACCTCTGGGCGGTCTACTTTAAATGGGTTCTGGAAGTCAGAGTCTTTCTCACTGATCCCCAGCTCCTGGGCCATCTATGGATGAAGAAAAATTAGTCATCCTCTGCCTTCTCCTGACTCCTTACCCACAGCCACTCCCTCCATGGTGGGACCCAGGCCCAACGCTTAGGCAGATGTGAAAAAGGTGATGACCCCTAGGGACCCAGGTCACCACAGAACTCCCTGAGATAGCATCTCAAGGCGCCCTGAGGCTTATCACAGAAAGCACAACCAAGGGCTGACATTCAGGCCCAAATGAAGGCAGATTCAAGGTTCACAGTACACCACCAGGCAGAGGGCTCCTGAACCTCCTCTGCCCTAGTCCTTACCAGGCTAAGGATGGGCGAGTGGGGCCCCTGGTCAAACACGCCCGACTGGTTGCAGAAGCTGATGCCCCAGCGGATAAGGAGGTTCCAGTTGGAATTGTGGTCAAAGTAGTGGTGCACAATCCTCGGGAAGCGCAGCACCACATCACCGAAGAAGGCTGTGTTCTCCACTACTTGGGAGAAAGCTGGCAAGAGGATCCTGATGAGTGGCCTGGGCAGATGCCCTTCTGTTGCCCATCTGGCCAGCCCCAGCCACCCTACAGAGAGTAGAAGCCCACTAAGCCTACTAATCAGACAAGGGAACTGTGCCCACTATCCACAGGTGCTGACCACGTGTATAGTGTGTGCTAATGGCTGTAGGTCCACCAGATCAATGAATCCTCAAAGCCACCTTGAGGGAGATAAGGCtgctgttcccattttacagacagaaaatgaggctcagatgGCTGGTGAGTGGCAAATCTGGGCTGCAAACCCAGGTCTGACTCCAAAGGCCATGCTCTTCCCCCTGTATCTCATTTGTTGTGGGGACCAGAGAGACGGGTGCCATTCTGCACATGAAGACACATGCGTCACATGAGGCTTGGCTGGATCTTATTTCCCCAACTTGGCCTTTAAATATCCAGAGCCAGGCCCCACAGTTAACACAACTGTAGTATGTGTGAGGGGTCATGACTATTAGGACAACCAGGGAACACATTAGGGTTTTGGCGGTTTTTTAAATcgctttccagttttattttattttaaagattttatttatttatttgagagagaaagagagagagcacgtgggCACGCAAGCAGGGCAGtgtcagagagaaaggagaagcagacttcccactgagaagggagcccaatgtggggctagatttCAGGACCTagtatcataacctgagccaaaggcaaatgcttaaccaaactgagccacccaggcacctcccaattttattatgttttaactACTTAAGTTCTtatattaggggatccctgggtggctaggcggttcagcacctgcctttggcccagggcatgatcctggagtcccgggattgagttccgtgaagggctccgggcatggagcctacttctccctctgcctgtgtctctgcctctccctctctatcatgaataaataaataaaaccttaaaaaaaaaaacaaacttatattaaaataattttaggcttccatcatatattataaaattcctTCACTTGGCTTCCCCTAATGTCTTCATCTAATATAACTATTGTACAACTATCCAAACAAAGAAATTAACATCGATATTAATTATTAGACCTTATCTGAATTTCACCAATTTTCCCATTAATGTCCTTCTTCTCATCAACAGATCAGTTCAGACTAAGTTAGTATGTCCATCATGGCAGCAGGTCCCCCCACAACCTAGGCTATAACTACATACCCAGCCCTGCTATAAGTCCCTGTTTGAGCCACCACTGCAGATAAAGCCCAGGCAGCCCTCACCAGCACTGGCCAGGCCACACAGAGAGATAAGTAGATGCCAGGTTGGGTCCAAGACAAGTGGAGTGGGAACCTCTGGGCTTCAGAACAATCTTGAACCTCAAAGAGCTCAGGAGTTAGCTTGGTTTACAGGTTTGCAAGAGCAAACTACTTGTCCTCTTTTATCTAGAAAATGGAGGCAATGGTGCCTTCCTCTGAGAGCAGAGATTTGAGGTGATGTTTGTAAAGTCCCCACCATTTGACATTTAAGTGCTATTTCCATCTTTTCCCAGACAGTATAATCTAACCAGTTTTATTGTTAGAATATAACCacttaatggggggggggggggaattacCACAGGAGAACAATTCTTGGAAGAGGAGATAAGAGGACACAGAACATTATCTTATCTGTTCTTCCCAGTGTCTCAAAAAGGATTTAAGGGAATTGGGGCTTTAAAACAGTAGTAAAGAGCACTCTTAACTGCCCACACTGGCCAGTCTCTTCAACAGAACTGCTTTTTCTCCTATAAATAGGAACAACCCTTGCCTTCTCTACAAGGGTCAGGATGGTAGAAAAGGCAAGAATCCCTGAGGTGGGGTCATGGGCAGAggcttctctgtttctcatgccCCAAGCACAGTACAGGACAAAGGAATATACCCACATCAGGGGCCCAGAAAACTGGCTCTGAAGCCTAGAAATGCCTGGAGAAATATGGGACAAGGTGTTGTAAGAGGATACTTccagagaaaaaaagtgagaagaataGGAGGGAAGAAGCAGCTGTAGAAGATTAAGGtagtggggaggaggaaagggtaGGATTGGGAAGACCATACCATCCTTCAGTTTCTCGTCCTGGGGGAAGGGCCCATCTGGGAGCACATCTGCAGCAATGAGCACTGTCCGTGAGTCCTCCAGCACCTGAGGGAACCCCACCTAGGCTGAGCGGCTTTGCAGAACGCTTCACAGATGGCCCTATTTATTTAAACCCTATTTCAAATCTTGTGCATATAGTTCCCCCTCATTGAACACCATCCCCTTAGGGAACTCCTACCCATCATCAGTGCCCAGAACAAAGACTAGGCCTGCCATGAGCTACCCCGTGCCCACACGCACCTTAAAGAGCCCCTACGCACCTTAAAGAGCCCCTTGAGCATGACATCAAGAATCTTGTACTGCTGGTGAACATCGTTTAGCTGTGCCAGGTTTTTCAGTGCCAACAGCTGTTCTCGTCGTTTCACCTCAAACATCTTCTTGTCTGAATAGCATTAAGTTAAGGGGCTTACACCCATACTCCTGCCTGGATAATCCACTGGTCCCAGTCCAGAGGGCCCATTCCCAACCAGCAAGTATCTGCAAGGGCCATAGATGCCCATAGCTGAGacactccccctcctcccacctccagggaagaaacaaactgagaggCACAGATATCCTGCAATGTATCGTTTGTCCATTTCACACAAGATTCTATATCCAACACCCTGAACACATCCCTTAGGAACTGgctcctgtcctcccctcccaTGGTCTTCCTGCCACCTTTTACAACCATTCACTATTCCCAGAACCTCCACTCCTCTGCTTATAATGTACACTTTGCCTGGAATGCCACCACCCCTTTCTCCATgagtttctgttcttttaagaCCCAGTTCCAAAGCCAAAGCACCGTGTATCTACATGCCTCTCCTTCCTGTCCATGGTTCATTAGTGCTGATTACAGAGTCCAGCGTAAGGCCTGTGAATTCCTCAAAGACAGGGACTGACTGGTCCTGACTCTTCTCTGTGTCCCCAAAGCCTGGCCAAAGTAGGGAGCCTAGTATACCAGGGCCTGAGTCTTACCCACAACATGCAAAACACATGCACAATCCTCAGAGCCCCTGTGGGGGTTGCCTTGCCTTCTCCATTTAACATATGCGGAACCTGAGGATCAGAAGAGAATTGACTTGATCAAAGTTTGGTTAGAGAACCTCACTTTTTCTCCCCTGTCCCCTTAGGCTGCGTCTGCTCCAACCCTGGAATCCAAGGGGTTGTGGGTACAGAAAGACTGTTTATAGATCTCCTTAGAAACAGCTCATTAACCCCCTTGCCATCCCAAAGGATACAGATTTCCAGACTAGGGTCCAGGGAGGTTTTCAGGGCGCCTGTGACTCCTGTCCCAGACAATAGCAGGATGAAGAAGAAGGCCAGGAACTGAAGAAGATCCATAGGTAAGATCCTAGAGCTAGGAAAGTAACCCAGAGAGAGGTGAGATCCAGAGCTTGGTTATATAAAACACAGAATGCAAGTGAATGGCAACTTCCTGACATAACATGGCCTCCAAATACCACAAATTCAGTTTTGGGAAGCCCTGGAGTACCAGTCTCGGCCCAGGGCCTGtgaccaacagacacacaaacactGTGGGATGGTAGAAAGGATGAAACAGGTAATATTGGTAATTTAGGGATGCTTAAGGCACAGGAGTCAGTGTCTAGAACTGTGGGCTGGAGCTCTGCCTCTGACTGTGGGCCCTCAGGCAAattgctcagcctctgagcctcagcttttccacctgtaaaacagagataagaaaGTCATCTCCTTGCTGTAGGGAGAAAGGACTGGGTGAGTATTAGCCTGGGGAAAGAGGGGCTGGTCATTATTTCCTTTCAACACATCCCATGCTGGATCCCAAGAAATTATCTGGTTAAGGAAGCCCAGGCAGTCAGGGGACATATGAAACTTGcagtttccctccctctctgacttttatcatcagaacaaaagaaatgaggCACCTGCTTGGCTcactcagtggagcatgcaactcttgatcttgaggttgtaagttcgagccccacactgggtgtagaggttatttaaaaataaaatctttaagaaaaaaagaacagaagaagggATGTAGGGCAGGAAAGGAGGCAGCACAGGCTTGGGTAAGAAGGCTGCCACTCATTCACTATGGAACCACGGGCACCACAACACCTGTTCCTACTGGAGCACCATTCCCTAATTATTTTCTGAGTACCACACTCATTTAGAGCTGGGAATACAGCAGTGTCTAATACAAACAAAATCACTGCATTCGTGGTACTTTTGTCTGTAGTAGGGGAAACAATCAATAAACTTGTAAAATAAGCAGAGAAGGATGAAGGAGTTGGTGGGATGCAATATGAAACCGTGGTCAGAGGAGGCCTCCCACTGAGATGAGAGCGGCACAATTTTACCAATGTGGAAACCAAGGCACAAAAAAAGTGAGGTGACTGCCCAAAGAACTCAGCTATCCGCAGGCTAAACCAAGATTCTAAATGTACACAGGCTACCTCAAAGCTGCCACTGTTCTATCAGGACACCTGCTCCAGGGGAAAGATGCTGTTATTGACAGAGCCTGCAGAGATCATTCAGAGAACCGCCTCGGAGCCATCCTACGAAGAGGAGACAACTGAAGCCTTAAAAATGGGAAGGAGTAGCCCAAGTGCACCCAGGACCACCTGCCTTCCACGTGAAGCTCTAAACTCAGGGAACCAGACCTGGGCTAGGGCAGAACTTGAAGCCTGGGGGTATTAGACAGCCGGTAATgactgaaagggaaaagaagttgGGAAGGAAAACCGAAAAAGCGGACTTCGTGGAGGCGGATTCTGCTTTTTCTAGTTACTCCCGCTCGCCCTGCCTCTCAATCCCGCCCCGTGCGCTCCCAGCGCTCCTCCTGGTTGGGTGCTGGGTACCTACTCCGAACCCATTCTGTGAGGGTGGATATGGCGACGGTGGGATCTGAGCCGGCCACGCGGGCTCGCGGACCCGGCTTGCTGCCCCGAGCCCTTTGGGTCTCCCCAGGGGAGAGAACGAGTCCTTCCAACAAGAAGTGTTCGGAGCCCCGAGTCTCATCCCCCTAACCCAGCAGCAGGTTCAGGGCCCCTggttcctgcctccccaccccccaccgggAGCCCGCCCTCCCCCGACCCCTGCCCCCACCTACCTGGCCGGGCGCTGCGGGAAGGGGCGCGCGGGCAGGACTTCGGCGAGCAGCCCCGCTCCACGACCCGCGGGGCGAGTAGCAAAGGCGCGGGACCTCACACTAGGCGCCAGCGGTAGCGCAGGAACCTCCGAGCGCCGCTGCCGGCCAATGAGCGCGGGCCGCGACCGCCGCCCCGCTGACCTCActtccggccccgccccccgcgggccgAGCGCAGCGAAGGGGAGTCGTGTCCCGCCCACCCCGTGCCGGGCGCTCGGGCTGGCCGCCGCGTCTCCTTCAGGTTGGAGGAAGTGAAGTCTGCGTGGGGTCTGGGCCCGACTCAAAGGGCGCGTCAGCGGACTGGGGCCCTGACCGAAACTTTCCATCAGCTGACAGTGTTAAGCCGAAATTGACCGGATCGGTTCGGTGGGTCACGACTCGCTGTTGTTTTTCTAAGAACCCTGCAGTGCGAAGTTGGCGCCTCTGCTCCAGTCCCACCAGCTTCTAAACCCAGTCTCGGGGGCCTCCCTATCCGTTCATTAGGCCGGAGTTCAGTTTTGTGCAGGGTCGGTACAGCCAGACCCCAGGAGTAAGGGTGGGCTGCCCAGTTCCCGGCAcccagagggggtgggggtgggggaccggGAGGCAGAGGCGCGGTGGGCTGAGCTGGGAGCAGGAAGCAGGCACAGGTGTGGAGAGCCGACAGTAAAAGAACCGCACACGTGGACATAGAAATACAAGTGCTGGGGAGAGCCCAGGGAAACACGAGGGGCCTGCTTCAGCCAGGGAACAGTGGGGGCTCGGCTAGCGAGGCAGATTTGCCCTGCTCAGCCTCCTTACCTGGGCATTGCACCTCTCTCCACCTTCACATGAGGTGAGGCAGCAGGTAGAGTGCCTCTAGGGCACTTGGATCGCACGGGTAGCAGTAGCAGGTAGCGAACACTTAGCCTTTCTCGCACTTCTAGCCCCGTGGATGGCCGGCCGGGTATTTTCTGAGTACAGCTGAGGCAACCGGCTGGTGCTTCTTACATGTTACCAGGACACATTCCTTTCTGAAGCAATCCACTATCTGACTGGCAGAGTTACCAGCTCCAGGGAGTCCAGAGAAGTTGAGACTGAAATGTTTTTACAGAGCCAACAGAGACATGCGAgtgtatcattttatttccttattccaTGTCAACAATGGAGTAAATGGCTACAATTGTCATCCATTTGCCCAATAATTCTGctctgattttctcttctctctgtttctgggCCTTCGAGTCATGAGGGTCAGTCTCTGATGTGGGACAGGGATACAGCCACTCCTCCCAGGTAACTGGCAGAACATGAGAGGAGAACAGCAGAAAGGTAGAGCCAACCATGGGAGAACCACACTTCCAGAGCCCAGAATTCTTCAGAATTGTGGGCTGGATTCTAACACTGGGACCTCAACACCTGGGTAGGTAGTTGCTATTTAACAGAACCGTTTCAGgcacaggggaaggaggagggacaagGAGGTAGCCAGTGGGGGTGCGGAGGAAGCACGACCACACAACACCCACCAGCTCCACTGGTGTCTGGAGCACCACAACCACCCCAGAGGGCCTCTAGCCACTGCCCACAGCCCCAGTCTTTCTCGGGGACAGGTCAGTCATCAAGCGCGTGCATACATGCACCATTAGGCTGAGGGAAGCACCAGTATGAACTGGGTTTGGACTACTTTCTCTAAAACTCTTGGGGAAAGACTGGCTCCTTCCTGAGTTTGGTGATGTGGCTTTGGAGACAAACAGGGGTCACATCTTAATGCTATCACTGTGTGATTCTGGGcatgtcatttaacctctctggtctAAGTTACAGCTATGCTAACACCTCTACCTTCTGTGAGGATTAGACACAGTGCATGTAATGTGTCTGGTCCttggtgggaatttaaaacaGTAAGTCATTGTCCTTGCTATCACTATTAATTATCCTCATTAACACATATACTTTAAAGGACAAGGCTACAGAGAGTGTCACCCCTCTGAAGCATGATGCCACAGCCTCCCATAGCCTGGGTGACCTTGCCCAGACCAAGGCTCCCAGATGCAAGAAAGGATACAGCATGTCCAGGGGCGGCTGGGCGGAGGAGGTGCTGGGGGTAAGGCCCTCCAACGAGGTCTGCAAGGTCTGAGCCATGCTGTGATCAGCCAGGAGGCCCATGCTCTGGACCTGAGAGAAGGTGGCAGGGAATACAGGCCTCAGTGGCCACTCCATACAGACCCTCTCTACCCTCTACCCTCTGCATTCCTGGCTTCCCATTGGCCGCTGTGGCTAGAGCGCCCATTCTCCATAGTGAAGATGGTGGTGAGTGGATCTAGCCTTATGGTGGCTATACAGCATTCCCTTCCCACCCACCTGCAGGAAGAAGCTATGCAGAGCCTGAAGTGTGGTGTTCGACAGGGTGGAGAGGTCAGTCAAAG
The Canis lupus dingo isolate Sandy chromosome 10, ASM325472v2, whole genome shotgun sequence genome window above contains:
- the CCDC134 gene encoding coiled-coil domain-containing protein 134 isoform X1 produces the protein MDLLQFLAFFFILLLSGTGVTGALKTSLDPSLEIYKKMFEVKRREQLLALKNLAQLNDVHQQYKILDVMLKGLFKVLEDSRTVLIAADVLPDGPFPQDEKLKDGWLGLARWATEGHLPRPLIRILLPAFSQVVENTAFFGDVVLRFPRIVHHYFDHNSNWNLLIRWGISFCNQSGVFDQGPHSPILSLMAQELGISEKDSDFQNPFKVDRPEFISSTDPFQKALREEEKRRKKEEKRKEIRKGPRISRSQSEL
- the CCDC134 gene encoding coiled-coil domain-containing protein 134 isoform X2, coding for MDLLQFLAFFFILLLSGTGVTGALKTSLDPSLEIYKKMFEVKRREQLLALKNLAQLNDVHQQYKILDVMLKGLFKVLEDSRTVLIAADVLPDGPFPQDEKLKDAFSQVVENTAFFGDVVLRFPRIVHHYFDHNSNWNLLIRWGISFCNQSGVFDQGPHSPILSLMAQELGISEKDSDFQNPFKVDRPEFISSTDPFQKALREEEKRRKKEEKRKEIRKGPRISRSQSEL